A stretch of DNA from Vagococcus intermedius:
GTTCAATCGGAGATTGGCTTAAAGTTCATAATAAAGGTTTTTCTGATTTTGTAATAGCAGTCGTGACTTTTTCTGGAGTAGCAAAATTAATATCTTTCATCACAACAGGTTTTAGCATACTTAGTGGTGTATTAGGGACGGTCAGTTCAATTATTGCTGGATCTGGTGGTGTAACTGCTGCATTAAGTGGGCTTATTAGTATTTTAGGAGGCCCTATAACTGTTGCTATTGGAATAGCTGTTACTGCAGGTGTCTTATTATGGAAAAATTGGGATAAAATCAAAGAAATGGCCACTAAATTAGGTAAATGGATTAGTAAAAAATGGCTTGGAATAAAAGATTCTACATCTGAAGCATGGGGGAAAGTATCGAAATGGACTTCGGACCATTGGGATAAAACTAAAGAAAGTATAAAAAGTGCTGCTAAAAAATCTGCCGAATATATCTCAAATAAGTGGGATAGCATTAAAACTATTACTTCTGAAGTATGGGGAAAAGTATCTAAGTGGACTTCCGAAAAATGGACCTCTACAAAAAAATATATCTCAGATTCAACTAAAGAATCTGGAGCTGCAGTTTCAAGAAGATGGAAAGCTATAAAAGATTCTACATCTGAAGCATGGAGAAAAGTATCAAAATGGACCTCTAATAAATGGAAAGATACAAAAGATTCTATATTTAGAGCTGCCGGAACATCAGAAGAAGAAGTAAATAGAAAATGGAAAAAAGTCAAAAAAGCGACTGAATCATTTTTTGGTGACGCTCTTGATATCACCAAAAATAATTTTGGTGGGATAATGAAGGAAATTGAAGAAAGTTCTAATGGTTCAGAGTCAAAAGCAACGACCGCATGGAAAGTTTTGAAAAAACATACAGCATCCGCTTTTAGAGACATTAAGAAGTCAGCAGTTGAAAATTTTGGCTTTATTATTGATAAAGCAGCTGGATTAGGTAAAGAAATAGGCGATGCTTTCAAAAAAGGGACTAAAGCTTTAAAAGATGGTGCTAAAAATATGTTCAAAGGTGCTGTAGATGGTGTTGCTCATGGAGTGAATAAAGTCTTTGAAGGAACTCGATTTGTGTTAAAAGTAGTAGGCGCAACTGGAGTAGCTGATGGTATAAAAGACTGGGTTCCTAAATATGCAACTGGTACCGGAAATCATCCAGGTGGGCTAGCTTGGGTTGGTGATGGTGGCATGAATGAATTGATATCTTATGGAGGAAATATGTTTTTATCACCGGCTACTGATACGCTTGTCAATTTACCTCGTGGAGCAGAGGTGTTAAGCGGGCCAAAAACACAGGCTTTCTTCGACGGTGATGTTCCAGCTTACGCAAAAGGCTCTGGAGGTTGGCTAGATAAAATTATTGGTGGAGCTAAAGGATTTGGTAAATCAGCTTTTAATAAAGTCAAAGATTGGTCTAACGATATTTGGGATTGGGTAGCTGATAAAGCTTCAATAGGATCATTACTTGGTCATAACATAGGCAAATCTTTAGATAAATATGCTGGATTTACAGGTCACCTAGTACAAGGGGTAACTAAAAAAGGTATTGAATCTGCAAAAGATTTTATATTTAATAAGGCAACAGAAAATGGAAGTTCATTTGATGGTGCAGTAAGTAAAGATTTTGGAATGGGGTCTTACAAATATCTAGCTGATATAGCTAAAAAAGCTATTAAAAGATTTGATATGACAGGAGGAGTTACCTCTGGATTCCGACCAGGCGATGTTTATTGGCATGGAAAACGTCAAGCTATCGATATAGCCTATCCTGCATCTATGAATGGAACAAAAAAATATATGGACCCAGCTAATTGGGTATTTGAAAACTTTCCCAAGCAAGTTGGTTATGTTATTACACAAGGGAAAGTCCGTGATAGAAGCGGTATGAGTGGACAAGTTGCCAACAGTAAGTGGGTTCCATGGCCAGACAATGATCACTATGACCACTTACACATTAATGGACTATTAGGTGCAAAAGATGTAGGTAAAGGTGATACAGGTATTGATGGTAAAAAAGACAAACATGGAAATCCACCTGGGTCTGGAGTAGACCGCTGGAAGCCATATGTAAATAAAGCGTTTGTTGCAACTGGTGTAATTAAAACACAAGAGCGTTTCAAAAAGTTTATGACTCAAATACAAACTGAATCTAACGGAGACCCTGGTGTTACTCAAAATGGCTACCATGATGAAAATAGTGGAGGTAATGAAGCTAGAGGACTTATGCAAATTGTTCCAACAACTTGGAATGACATTATAGCTAGATATTTCCAAGGAGCTAAAATGGACCCTTATAACGGTTACGATTCTATTAAAGCTGCCTTAATGTATATAGATAATTATGTTAACTCTAGTATTGGTTACTACAAACCAGGTGATTATTGGCGATGGATTGGTCGAGGGCAAGGTTATGAAAATGGGGGAATTGTTCAAAATGAAGGTATGTATCGTTTAGCTGAAGGTAACAAAAAAGAAATGATTATTCCTTTAGAAAAAACATCAAGAGCTAGAAATTTAATTGAACAAGCTATTGAATATCTCGGAATCGGTGATGAATTCGCATCTATTGAAATGCCAAATGTATTTGACGATACAACAACACAAAAATTTGTATCTAATAATCATCAAGTTAATGATATTAATGACGGAGGAATAAACCAAATGACTTCTACCTTAGCGAATGCTATCATGATGGCTATTGGAGATAATAATCAATCTAATCAACCAGTTTCAGTTACATTAGAAGCAGACAGTCGTCAATTAGCCGAGGTCGTAATAAAAGAAATAAATAAAATGACAAAACGCAACGGAATCATTCCGATTGCTTTCTAGGAGGTTAATCTATGGTCGGTTTAATTATTAACGGTGTCCAAGTAAAGCTGCCTAAGAGTTTTACTGTTGATCACCAAGATATTGATTCAGATACATCTGGTCGTAATGCTAAAGGTGAAATGGTGCGTGACGTATTAACAAAGAAAGTAAAATTGAATTGTGAATGGGGTCCTATGGCTGACTCCGAAATATCATCAATATTACAAAATGTAGATAAAGCGTTCTTTACAATTACTTATCCTGACCCCAAAATAGGTACACAGTTAACAAAAACTTTCTACGCTGGAGACAAAACCTCTCCAGCGTATTCTTTTAATGAAAAATTCAAAAAAATGAAATGGAGTGGATTAACTATAAACTTCATTGAAAAATAAGGAGTGCATGAATTGATTAAAGTCAGCGAAGCTTTCAATACTGCTTTTAAAAGTGATGCGCGAGAAATCCATGCACGTATCACTATTAAAACAAAAAACGGAACCAAAATTTTTACCAACAATGATTTATATACTTTCGAATATAATGGTGGTTCATTATCTGGTGATAGTTATGGTATTGGATCAACAGTTGCTAACTCATTAAATTTCACCCTATGTAGTGCTGTGGATGGGCTTTCCCAAATGGATGAAGTACAACTTGAAATAGGGATTAAAATCGATGAAGGATCAATAGAATATACCAACATGGGTATGTTTATTATATCGGAATATGTAGATGTTGATAAAAATGAAAATAAAACATCTGTTGAATGTTTTGATCGCATGTTACTACTCGAAGGAAATTATAAAAGTAAATTAAAATATCCTGCTCAAATAGCTGATGTTGCTCTAGAAATAGCTAATTTAGCCGGTGCAGAAATTAATAAATCCTCTTTTAGTCGTTTATCTAAAACCACTATTAAAGAGATTAAAGGATACTCATATAGGCAAGCTTTAGGGTTTATAGCACAATTCGAATGTGGATTTGTTACATTTGATAGGGATGGCTTATTAGATATCAGACAACCTGCTAATACAAATTATAAAGTAACAACATCTGAATACTTTATGAAAGGCCTTAGAAAAAACGATTTAATGTATCGTTTAGGAGGTATAAGAGTCACTGTACCTGGAACTGATAATTCAGAATCAAAAACTTTAAAAGTTGGAAATGCTAAAGGTTCTCAAATCATCTTAGAGAATCCTGTTATGACCGAAAATATATTGAAGAATATATATCAACAAATAGAACATATAAACTATTATCCATTCACATTAGATTGGCGTGGAAATCCTTCCGTTGAAGCAGGGGATTGGATTACCATGCAAGACAATAAAGGGAATGAATTTAAATCACTTAATTTAACGTATAAATTAAGCTTTTCCGGTGGTATAAAAGCTGTTTCATCAGCTGATACACAAGTTCAAAGTGAAGTTTCATACCAATTCAAAGGACCCATGCAACAAAAATTAGATAAATTAACTGGATTGATAAATGACGCTGGTATAGCAGTGAATTGGGGACTTGATGAACCTCCAAATCCAAAAGAGGGAGATATTTGGTTTAAAAAAAATGGACCAGACAGTGAGATATGGATATTCCAAGATGGTAGTTGGAAATTAGAACTAAGTAATAAATTATCCGAGGAAATTGAAAAACAAATCAATGAATTGGACGAATTATCTCAAGTACAAAAAGAAAAGATTGAACAGTCCTTGAAGGAGTCTCAAAAAGCTATTGAAGAAGCTGGGTTTTCTAAACAATCAGCCGATGAAGCGGATAAAAAAGCGGAAAAAGCTATCAAAGAAGCCGGATTTTCTAAAGGGTTATCTGAGTCAACACAAAAAGAATTAATCAATTCTCAAAAAGAATTGACGATCGTAAAAGATAGTGCTGATAAAGCGATTCAGGATGCGGAAAAAGCATTAGATAACATTGAGAATATTGAAATTGGAGGAAGAAATTATTTTTTGAACTCCTCCAAATTAGATCAAACTAATATTTTGCCGTATAGTGGTTCAAAATTACATTTAGTTACTCAAAATGTTGAAGTAAATGAATGGAATACAAAAACCGCTACAAATTTTCAATTTACAACCACACCAATTAATCAAATTGGTGTATTAATTGTTGGGAGAAATATCCTTTATCCAGAGAGACACTATGGTGAAGAGTTTATAACATCTACTTATATTTTAAATAATGGAACAGTTCCATTCACTATATCTGATAACGCTGGTGGAAATTTGGTTATACCACCGAAAATACCTATGAGGGCTATTATAAAAAATCCTAAAGCAACAGTGGGAGCAGGTTATCAAATAAATATTACGGCTCAAACAACAGGTATAAATTTTACAATATGGCATCCTAAAATGGAGGTTGGCAATAAACCTACTGATTATTCCCCAGCTCCTGAAGATGCGGAATTAGAAATAATGAAAATAAATGGTGAATTAACATCTAAGGCGTCTCAAAAAGATATTGATAAACTAAACCAAACAGTTACCAATCATGAAGTATCTATCAAACAAAATGCTAAAGAACTTGAGGCTAAAGCAGATAATTCTATTGTAGATACAATTAATAAAACAGTAAAAAATCAGAGTTCTCAAATTAAATTAAACTCTGATGCACTGAAATTAAAAGCAGAGAAAAGTTATGTTGATCAAAAAAATTCAGAATTAGATAGTAAAGTATCGTCTGAATTTACCGTTCAAGCTGGAAAGATAAGTGCCAATTCAAAAGACATAACTGAACAAGGTACTAAACTAGGAAAATTAGAATCTAGCGCTGATAAGATGGTTTCTGAATTGACGGAATTAAAGAATCAAGAAATAGGCGGTAGAAACTACTTCCCGTATACCTATACAACTGGAGTGGAAAACATATCGAGTTGGTCAACACCAATGATCCTCAACAAAGAATTAAATAAAACAAAATTAATACCAGGTGAGACTTATAGAATAAGATACTCATACCGACAAGAAGAAGACCCTACACCATACGTTCCATTTTCTCAAAATGCACATGGAACATTGTTACTATATTCAGGCGTAGAAGGTCATCCGAACGTTTATCTCGGTGGTTTGGAAAATAACGTAGAAGATGCCAAAACATGGAAAAAGGGGACAATTAGAACTAGGCAGGCAGTTTTCACAATGCCAAAAGATATAAGTATGCCAACTCAATATAGGATAATATCATATACATTTAGGGCTATGAAGAAAGACAATCCTAGCACTTTTGTAAAAACCCTAACAGGTACTTTTTTCGATATTAAAATTGAAAAAGGAGATAAATATACAGACTGGTCACCTGCTCCTGAAGATAACATAGAAAAATTATCTAAAATAGAGCAAACAATTGATGGTATTCAAGAAACTGTAAAAAATAAAACAGATCAATCACAAACAACACAATTAGCCGGTCAAATTACCACAGTAATTAAAGATGTGAATGGCAATAAGACGGAAATATTAACAACTAAAAATCAAATCAAGGAATTAATAACCAGTACTGATGGTAGGTTTGTGGAAGTTAACAAGCAATTAAATGGTATTCAAACAACAGTAAAGAATAAGGCAGAGCAAACACAAGTCACTACGATTGCTGGACAGTTAACAACTGTCATGAAAAATGTTGATGGTCATGAAGCTAAAATAACAGCTAATACAAAACTTATAAATTCTAAAGTCAGTAAAGGGGAAGTATCGTCTCAAATTAATATAGAAAGTGACAATATATTAATTGATACCTCTGGTAAATTAGTTCTTTCTGCTGAAACGATTAGAATAAAAGGGAAATCTTTTTTAGATGCCGCGGTGATAAAAGATTTATCAGTAACAAGTGCTAAAATCGCAAACTTATCTGTAACTAATGCTAAAATAGCCTCCCTTAATGTTAGTAAATTAACAGCTGGAACCATTAACACAGGGAATATTAAAATTGCTAGTACACTTGAAATGACTGGTGAGAATGGGACTTTAAATGGTCATTATGATTATGATGAACCCGTTGGACAGGCAATTCTTCCAAGAAGGTTTGTTGGTAGTTGGCAGCTTGGAAGACGTTTGATGCGGTTCGTTGGAGAAACGTATGATTCAAAAACAGGGAAAAAATACTATACAAATACTTATTTTGGGCAAGACCAAGTGAAGATGAGAAAGTATCGTAATGGAGATCCTAATGATATTGTCGGTCGTATAGACATGAGCGTTTATAAAGAATCCAGAATAGATGTGGTTAATGATTATTCTCAAATAGAATCTGTGAGAAGTATGACTAGTATGACTGGTAAAGGATTGCAAGGTAGAATCATAGGAGCAATGTCATTAACAACACGTGCCGGTTTTAATGGAGAGAGTGATCATCTGTCTAAATTCTTATATATATATCCGGTGAATACTTGGAACCCTGGTAAATCAAGTCATGCATTCAGAATCCGATATCATGGAGAAAATAGTGTTAAATTATATGAAATAAATTCTACTTTTATATACAATGCTACTGGTGGAGGGGCTTATGATGTAAAAATTTCATCTAACGGTAATCTAAAATCATCAAGAGGCACCTACAATACTAGTAATCTCAATACTATCCAACGAAGTTCGCAAGCTAAAGCAATAGTTGGTGATAAATCACTTTCCAAAATTGTCAATTTAACTCCCACATCATGGAAAAAGAAAATTGAAAATAAAGATAGTAAATTAGCTAACTTAAAAACATTGTCTAATCAAATTCAAGTAGGTTATACCATTGAAGATTTGCAAAAAGCAGGATTAGATAATTGTTTAGTAATCAATGAGGATACAGGTGAAGCCGACGATTATCGTGTAGAATTGGTGCTTCCATACCTTGTAGAAGCAATTAAATCATTAAGTGAAGAAGTAACACAATTAAAAGAAAATAAACTGGAGGAATATACCAATGGAAATCGAAATCACACAGGAAGACTTGCAGCAGTTAGTTAACAATCAACAATCAGAGATAGCAAGTCTTAATTTAAGTATTAACGCTATTAGTCGTGTATGTAATGAAAAACAGTCAGAAAATGAAAAATTAAAACTAGAAATTTCTCAATTAAAAGCTAAAAAACAGTCACACAAAAACTATAATAAAAAGGGGACTAAATAATGATGGAAGCTACTTTAGAAACAAATGAAATCACTGAATTAACTGGGATTATCAGAGTTGAAAATAAACAAGTTGTAATGTTGCGAGGATCTGTCGCAACTAGTGAGGGTGATTCAGAGTCTATGAATCAAACAATCATTGACCAAACGCTTTATAATGCTAATAAAAAATCAATACGGAAAGCAATTTCAGATTTTCAAAACAGATTTTATGAAATTCAAGACCGAAAAGACGAGGAAGCTGCTGAAGAGTAGGCTTTTTTATTTTACTGTTAGGAGAAAATTATGGAAAAATATTTTAATTGGTTAACTGTTATATTTGGATTATTAGGTGGCACAATTGTTAATTTTTTAGGTGGTATGGATAAAATGTTGCATGTTTTAATCTTTTTAATTGTCATTGATTTTATCACTGGATTAACAAAAGCCTTAGTTAACAGACAATTATCTAGCCAAGTGGGATTTAAAGGCATTACTAAAAAAGTGGCCATCTTTCTGGTTGTTGCAATTGCAGTTGAGTTAGAAATGTTAATGGGGGATAGTATTCCATTACGATCCATGACCATCATGTTTTATGTAGCAAATGAGGGGCTATCATTGGTTGAAAATTTAGGTGACATTTTACCACTACCTCAACAAATAAAAAATGTATTCGTACAAATTAGAGATAAAAATGAGGAAGAGCAACCTAAATAGGTTGCTCTTTAAAATAATTAGGAGTGATTTACATGGTAAAAATTATTAATAAATCAGTATGTCGAGGCGTTGCTGGAAAACGTTCAGGTAAAGTTCTAGGTGTTGTTATTCATAATACATGGGACAATAACTCTGCTGAGAGTCATCTAACACGCTTAGGAAATATGACATCCAATCAATTAGCGGCAGGATTTGCTCATTATTATATTGATCATAAGACTATTGTCAGAACTGAAGAATACGTTCAACCGAGCGTGGCATGTTGCTAATGAATATGGAAATAATGGTTATTTAGGATATGAAGTACGTGGCAATCGTGACACACCACGTGATGAATACCTAAAAGGAGAACAAAATGCGCTGAAACAAGCAGCAGAAGATTTAAACTATTATAACTTACCTGCCAACCGTACCACAGTCGCTTTACATCATGAATTTAGCGATACAGAATGTCCTAAGCGTGCATTGATTGAACATTGTGGTTATGACTCAACTCAAGTGGTACCTGAAGCAATCAGTAATAAGCTTAAAGACTATTATATTGCTGAAATTAAGAAGTATATGAATGGCACTGTGACGTCATCAAAACCAAAAGAAACAACTTACCATGATAAAGCTGGTTGGTATAAAATGAAAGTTGACGATACATTTTACATTGATAAACATCTTAGCAAAGTGAGTGGTTGGAAGTTAGCAAAAGGATCTGTCTTTCATATAGATAAAGTAGTAAAAGTTGGCAAAATGGCACGTGGAGAAGTCCAGTTAGGGACTGTTAAACGCTACATGACACTGAATACTGACATTGTAGATAAAGCCTAAAATAAACCTATCTCTTAATTGAGATAGGTTTATTTTTTTGCTATATTCTACGAATATATTAAGAACTGTTGAAGCCATCTAGGTATATTTGACTCTTGTATACATATGTAATACAATTAACTTGTAAAACAAAAGTATACAAAGGAGGTCTTCAAATGAGTACTGTAACATTTAGAGTTACTGATGAAGAAAAATCTTTCATTCAATCTATGGCTGATCTTAACGGACAAACCTTATCAGAATTAGCTAGAACTAAATTATTAGAAGGATTAGAAGATCAAATAGATATGGGTTTATATGAAAAAGCTATGAAAGCACATGAGGAAAAAGACGAAAGTATTTCGCATCAGGATATGCTTAGAGAGTTAGGGTTATGATAGAAAAAAAATACACTGTTCGATATGAGAAAAATGCTCAAAAAGCATTAAAAAAAATGGATAAACATCAAGCCATGCTCATATTATCTTGGATTTCTAAAAATTTAGAGGGAACAGATTCACCACGTGTTCATGGTAAAGGATTAGTAGGAAACAAAAGCGGTCAATGGCGATATAGAATTGGTGATTATCGCTTATTAGCCAATATAGATGATGAAACGATCACAATTTTAGTATTAGAAATTGGTCACCGTAGAGAAATTTATAAGTAAGAAATTATAGTTTTTTCACAATCAAATAAAAAGCACGAATCCTATTAAATAGGGATTCGTGCTTTTTGTTTGAGGTATACCAATTTAACTTCACAAGGAAAAGGCTGAAAAGCCTTTAAGGACGCGCAGCTTTATATAATTAAGATTATGTCTACCTAATGGTTAAATAACTAAAATAAATTACTTATTCTTTTTCTTCTTAGCATTATTTATTATTTCTAAAATACAAAATACAGTTAAAATCGTTGTAATAATCAAAAGAATCAGCTTAGGTAAAGAATAACTTTTTGTTAATAGATTGGTTATTTGGATAGGCAAACTAATTGTATAAATTATAAGCCATAAAATATTATAAATTTTTCTCATTGTTTCCTCCGATTCCTATTTTAAACTATTATTCATCAGAAGATAATATTAATACTAGAATTATTGTTGCTAAATGGTGGAAAATAGAATCTAAAACATCTGGTGGTATTTCTTATGGAGGTTGGAGAAATGGACCTTCTGGAAAAGGAAAGGCACGTCTATCTGCTACTAACTCCAATACAACAAATCATTCAATAACCTCATCTATTTCTGGAGATATGCCAATAGGTAAAGGGAAAATAGGTTCTTCACTAGGTATTACAATTGGTGAATCAAAACAGTTTGGTGTATCCTATTAGATAGATATTCCAAAAAACAAACAACAACAAATTATTTTTAGACCAGTTTACAAAATTACAAAAGTTAAACAAAGATATTATGT
This window harbors:
- a CDS encoding peptidoglycan recognition protein family protein, with protein sequence MSELKNTFNRAWHVANEYGNNGYLGYEVRGNRDTPRDEYLKGEQNALKQAAEDLNYYNLPANRTTVALHHEFSDTECPKRALIEHCGYDSTQVVPEAISNKLKDYYIAEIKKYMNGTVTSSKPKETTYHDKAGWYKMKVDDTFYIDKHLSKVSGWKLAKGSVFHIDKVVKVGKMARGEVQLGTVKRYMTLNTDIVDKA
- a CDS encoding DUF6711 family protein, whose translation is MVGLIINGVQVKLPKSFTVDHQDIDSDTSGRNAKGEMVRDVLTKKVKLNCEWGPMADSEISSILQNVDKAFFTITYPDPKIGTQLTKTFYAGDKTSPAYSFNEKFKKMKWSGLTINFIEK
- the relB gene encoding type II toxin-antitoxin system RelB family antitoxin — encoded protein: MSTVTFRVTDEEKSFIQSMADLNGQTLSELARTKLLEGLEDQIDMGLYEKAMKAHEEKDESISHQDMLRELGL
- a CDS encoding transglycosylase SLT domain-containing protein, whose protein sequence is MELEKLEIVFDANMEKLQENIDKVWPSIEKTFQKIDKISKGTGDKVGHNLDFQKIAERQNIIFEKMEKNMSHHFSKMENMAKDTGEQTGRNIATGVSKGSKTINKSIDTMIKDMNSKMGQAKAQQEKLAFLKSQRQGSVRSGDDKKVVNYDTQIAQAQAAMNRYHSQGKDVARSMKKEFNAVPNSLNSIAFKMDSNEKQIERTRKKIAQMNREYKDQRLVSGGFTDKQSFEDTPRSNKTMDSILKQTEKMNKLIRDNDNLQNAYAETEDRAKILKNTMAQVNTELGKPSFKEAEKNTNKFKDVLSKLNRTLKSSVSNMGSAAYNLARFSKKGNDSASIFSRFGGVFNRTSNNIAHGSKSINKGLGGIQRSMKSLFSSLIVFGMMYKGIQVLSKGLWDSLKTNETFSSSLNQIKVNLLTAFYPIYNAVLPALNALMNGLAYATGQVAAFISHLFGTTYESSKQGAKGLYENIQAMNDTTKSIDGSGTSADKAKDKVKKLQRALMGFDEINKLSISVDEKEKTNDDPTKPAIDFSGAGNDYGVPAWANKVKGMFKDFFAPFKSAWAKHGKAVMDAWKYALNEVWQLVKAIGNSFMEVWTNGSGERLISNLLILLSDVLNIIGDIAKAFRIAWEENDRGTKLIQQIFDALNTWLEVLHLIAVSFREVWNNGTGIEVARNILDLFTNIFRIIETVGISFKNAWQDNGRGTAMIQAIFDALNAVLRLLVSITDSFDRAFSSGIGERIIANILEITTNLFNIVANLANQFNKAWKEADIGTKIIQGILELINIVLDTINDMTLATAEWAKSLDFTPLLQSIKKLLDSMQPLTKHIGQGLSWFYENVLLKLAKFTIEDIIPSFLDLLSGALDLLDGIIIAFKPAFKFFWDNVLEPLAKWTGGVIVKVMGGLGKALSSIGDWLKVHNKGFSDFVIAVVTFSGVAKLISFITTGFSILSGVLGTVSSIIAGSGGVTAALSGLISILGGPITVAIGIAVTAGVLLWKNWDKIKEMATKLGKWISKKWLGIKDSTSEAWGKVSKWTSDHWDKTKESIKSAAKKSAEYISNKWDSIKTITSEVWGKVSKWTSEKWTSTKKYISDSTKESGAAVSRRWKAIKDSTSEAWRKVSKWTSNKWKDTKDSIFRAAGTSEEEVNRKWKKVKKATESFFGDALDITKNNFGGIMKEIEESSNGSESKATTAWKVLKKHTASAFRDIKKSAVENFGFIIDKAAGLGKEIGDAFKKGTKALKDGAKNMFKGAVDGVAHGVNKVFEGTRFVLKVVGATGVADGIKDWVPKYATGTGNHPGGLAWVGDGGMNELISYGGNMFLSPATDTLVNLPRGAEVLSGPKTQAFFDGDVPAYAKGSGGWLDKIIGGAKGFGKSAFNKVKDWSNDIWDWVADKASIGSLLGHNIGKSLDKYAGFTGHLVQGVTKKGIESAKDFIFNKATENGSSFDGAVSKDFGMGSYKYLADIAKKAIKRFDMTGGVTSGFRPGDVYWHGKRQAIDIAYPASMNGTKKYMDPANWVFENFPKQVGYVITQGKVRDRSGMSGQVANSKWVPWPDNDHYDHLHINGLLGAKDVGKGDTGIDGKKDKHGNPPGSGVDRWKPYVNKAFVATGVIKTQERFKKFMTQIQTESNGDPGVTQNGYHDENSGGNEARGLMQIVPTTWNDIIARYFQGAKMDPYNGYDSIKAALMYIDNYVNSSIGYYKPGDYWRWIGRGQGYENGGIVQNEGMYRLAEGNKKEMIIPLEKTSRARNLIEQAIEYLGIGDEFASIEMPNVFDDTTTQKFVSNNHQVNDINDGGINQMTSTLANAIMMAIGDNNQSNQPVSVTLEADSRQLAEVVIKEINKMTKRNGIIPIAF
- a CDS encoding type II toxin-antitoxin system RelE family toxin; translation: MIEKKYTVRYEKNAQKALKKMDKHQAMLILSWISKNLEGTDSPRVHGKGLVGNKSGQWRYRIGDYRLLANIDDETITILVLEIGHRREIYK
- a CDS encoding phage holin family protein: MEKYFNWLTVIFGLLGGTIVNFLGGMDKMLHVLIFLIVIDFITGLTKALVNRQLSSQVGFKGITKKVAIFLVVAIAVELEMLMGDSIPLRSMTIMFYVANEGLSLVENLGDILPLPQQIKNVFVQIRDKNEEEQPK